Proteins from one Solenopsis invicta isolate M01_SB chromosome 11, UNIL_Sinv_3.0, whole genome shotgun sequence genomic window:
- the LOC120358987 gene encoding uncharacterized protein LOC120358987 isoform X2, giving the protein MLKYIHVNFELLTDIDMIMFIERGTRGGLSQCSNRYAQANNKYMKSYNPSKSSSYLMYFDVNNLYGWAMCQPLPYKDFRWVDDVTNFNFMDIALDSPTGYILEIDLEYPQHLHDAHIDLSFCPMRDKPPGKRQDKLLATLYDKKRYVIHYRNLQQCTRHGLRVTKIHRILQFAQSPWLRDYIQLNTDFRTCAKNNFEKNLYKLMNNAVFGKTIENDNHVDVRLVTKWKGRYGAEAMIAMPNFHSRSVFSENLVAIEMRKLEVKFDKPIYVGMGILDISKTCLYEFHHEYMAPMFREKCKIMYTDTDSLIYNIECDDVYEIIKRDINKFDTSDYAVDNAYGIPLANKKVPDLMKDENNGAIITEFVGLRAKMYALRVDGKNNTKKVKGIKSNVVAKSITFDDYTRCLHDEIEMTRQQSSIRSKLHEVYTISETKIALSPYDDKRYIMSDSIDTLP; this is encoded by the coding sequence atgttgaaatatatacatgtaaatttcgAACTGCTAACAGACATTGACATGATCATGTTCATCGAACGTGGCACACGTGGTGGTCTGAGTCAATGTTCAAACAGGTACGCACAGGCCAACAACAAGTACATGAAGTCATACAATCCATCGAAATCATCATCGTACCTGatgtactttgatgtaaataacttgtatggTTGGGCAATGTGTCAGCCATTACCATACAAAGATTTTCGATGGGTAGATgacgtaacaaattttaattttatggacATCGCGCTAGATTCTCCGACAGGTTACATTCTTGAAATAGACTTAGAATATCCACAACATTTACATGATGCGCACATTGACCTATCGTTCTGTCCAATGCGTGATAAACCGCCCGGCAAGCGGCAGGACAAGCTCCTCGCGACCTTATACGATAAGAAACGTTACGTCATACATTATCGTAACCTGCAGCAGTGTACTCGTCACGGCCTTCGAGTAACAAAAATACATCGCATATTACAGTTTGCACAATcaccatggcttcgcgattatattcagttaaatacagatttcagaacatgcgccaaaaacaatttcgaaaaaaatttatacaaattaatgaacaacGCGGTATTTGGCAAAACCATAGAGAACGACAATCACGTCGATGTGCGACTTGTGACAAAATGGAAAGGCAGATACGGCGCGGAGGCAATGATCGCTATGCCAAATTTCCACAGTCGTAGTGTCTTTTCAGAGAATTTGGTTGCAATCGAAATGCGTAAGCTTGAGGTGAAATTTGACAAACCAATCTATGTGGGTATGGGCATCCTTGATATATCTAAGACATGtttgtatgaatttcatcatgaatacatggcgccgatgtttcgcgagaaatgtaaaattatgtatactgaTACGGATagcttaatatataacattgaatgtgatgacgtatacgaaattataaagcgcgatattaataaatttgacacgaGTGATTACGCGGTTGATAATGCATACGGTATTCCGCTTGCTAATAAAAAAGTGCCAGATTTAATGAAGGATGAAAACAATGGTGCGATCATCACCGAATtcgtagggcttagagcaaagatgtatgccTTGCGCGTTGATGGTAAAAACAACACGAAGAAAGTCAAAGGAATCAAGAGCAACGTTGTGGCAAAATCGATAACTTTCGATGATTACACGCGATGTTTACATGATGAGATTGAAATGACACGACAGCAGTCAAGTATTAGATCGAAATTGCATGAGGTGTATACTATATCCGAAACGAAAATTGCTCTTAGTCCGTATGATGATAAGCGATATATTATGTCAGATTCTATTGACACGTTACCTTGa
- the LOC120358987 gene encoding uncharacterized protein LOC120358987 isoform X1 — translation MMKKAVVNVKSNDNACFAWSVVASLHPAERNTDRESSYPHYSTVLNLKGIEFPMTLPQIKKFEILNKISINLYCIEEKKLSIFPIRLTERKMDKHILYVQDDNVGHFALIKNMSRLMSSQLSKKKNKKFFCDRCLHYFSSNDKLEIHTMDYGKINDCAIILPSEDDKWLSFKNYCRKERMPFIVYADLECILKKTEDEKNYQHLRVFSIAYYVHCAYDNSLSMYRFHRDKNCIAWFVEQLKDLAQIVNNILSVNVPMDLTQDDWKKFNNATHCHICEKPFTNEIERVRDHCHLTGQFRGAAHSNCNLNYKDSHYIPIVFHNLSGYDVHFIIKEIATAYEGRIDLLPITKEKYISFTKNDQKNYIKLRFIDSFKFLAFSLDKLASFLSKDKLCIMQREYSNLSTENFDLLTRKGVFPYEYVDCVEKLEESCLPPRELFYSSLTGDTVSESDYAHAVNVWQRFSIRTLGDYSDLYLKTDILLLADL, via the exons atgatgaagaaagcggtagttaatgtaaaatcaaatgacAATGCATGTTTTGCATGGTCAGTGGTGGCCAGTCTGCATCCTGCCGAAAGGAATACAGATCGAGAATCTTCATATCCACATTATTCTACGGTATTAAATCTGAAAGGCATTGAGTTTCCAATGACACtgccacaaattaaaaagtttgaaattctcaACAAAATCTCCATTAATCTATACTGCATCGAGGAgaagaaattatctatttttcctATACGACTCACCGAACGAAAAATGGACAAACATATACTATACGTGCAGGATGACAATGTGGGACATTTTGCGTTGATAAAGAATATGTCCCGTCTCATGAGTTCACAACtcagtaagaaaaagaataagaaattcttttgtgatcg atgtCTACATTATTTTAGTTCGAACGACAAGTTGGAAATTCACACAATGGACTATGGAAAGATAAACGATTGCGCTATCATATTACCAAGCGAAGATGACAAATGGCTaagctttaaaaattactgtcgaAAGGAACGAATGCCGTTTATCGTATACGCCGATTTGGAATGCATCCTGAAGAAGACTGAGGATGAGAAAAATTACCAGCATCTTCGAGTATTTAGCATAGCATATTATGTACACTGTGCGTATGACAATTCGCTATCAATGTATCGGTTTCATCGCGATAAGAATTGTATCGCGTGGTTCGTCGAGCAACTTAAAGATTTAgcacaaattgtaaataatattctgtcgGTTAATGTTCCCATGGATTTAACACAAGacgattggaaaaaatttaacaacgctACACACTGCCACATTTGTGAAAAACCATTTACGAATGAAATAGAACGGGTACGCGATCATTGTCATTTAACCGGTCAATTCAGAGGTGCAGCGCattcaaattgcaatttaaattacaaagattcgCATTATATTCCTATAGTTTTCCATAACTTATCTGGCTACGACGTGCATTTTATCATCAAGGAAATAGCTACAGCATATGAAGGACGAATAGATTTACTTccgataacaaaagaaaaatatatttcgtttacaaaaaatgatcagaaaaattacataaaattaagatttatcgattctttcaaatttctcgcatttagtctcgataaattggcatcttttcttagtaaagataagctatgcataatgcaacgggaatatagtaatttatcaaCAGAAAATTTCGATCTGTTAACACGAAAAGGTGTCTTCCCATACGAGTATGTTGACTGTGTGGAAAAATTGGAAGAGTCATGTTTACCACCGcgcgaattattttacagttcatTGACGGGTGACACAGTATCCGAGAGCGATTACGCGCATGCTGTCaacgtgtggcagcggttctccatTCGAACGCTCGGAGATTATAgcgatttatacttgaaaactgACATACTGTTGTTGGCTGATCTTTGA
- the LOC113003185 gene encoding uncharacterized protein LOC113003185 encodes MPKVKKNKYVLVKSWIDQISHKYLTYDGNSVYCNGCNKEITCDRKSQLTQHISTSTHKMNVLHLENNEHSENINESDGKKQQSKYANTFYVDLCKAMIAVKMPWRCLDNETWRNFLAKYTRQQIPNESTLRKNYLDVCYNSVIENIRSDIGDNYIWISVDETTDKLDRQVANLIVGKLCEETTTPHLISSQVLERTNHTTIARFVNSNMKILWPRESHKERVLLLVTDAAAYMLKAARDLQIFYPNIIHLTCLVHGFNRVAEEVRLHFPLVNTISSVKKIFLKAPLRIEEYRAKLGNIPLPPEPILTRWRTWIEAALFYANNFTSIREVIESFNSEDAKSIISAKNVLQNPQLVKDLCYIKTYFKNLPKVMTKLESVGLPLIESTEIARSCIEDLKAIPGPCGQRISEKIQQILNRNPGVKEIFKISDVLKCTPNSEIPETIPSSL; translated from the exons atgccgaaagttaagaaaaataaatacgtgCTGGTGAAAAGCTGGATCGACCAAATCAGCcacaaatatttaacatatgacGGAAATTCTGTTTATTGCAATGGATGTAACAAAGAGATTACATGTGATAGAAAGTCACAATTAACTCAGCATATTTCAACATCTACACATAAAATGAATGTGTTACATTTAGAAAATAACGAACACAGTGAAAATATTAACGAATCAGATGGAAAAAAGCAACAGTCAAAATATGCAAATACTTTTTACGTCGATCTTTGCAAAGCTATGATTGCTGTTAAGATGCCCTGGCGTTGTCTTGACAATGAGACATGGAGAAATTTCCTCGCTAAATATACACGACAACAAATTCCGAATGAGTCAACTTTGAGGAAGAATTATTTGGATGTCTGCTACAATTCGGTCATCGAAAATATTAGGTCAGATATTGGCGATAATTATATTTGGATATCTGTAGACGAAACCACAGATAAACTCGATCGTCAAGTCGCAAATTTAATAG tCGGTAAACTATGTGAGGAAACTACTACACCTCATCTAATTTCGTCTCAAGTTCTGGAGAGAACCAATCATACCACTATTGCTCGCTTTGTAAATTCAAATATGAAAATCTTGTGGCCAAGGGAATCCCATAAAGAACGAGTTCTATTACTTGTAACAGATGCAGCTGCATATATGTTAAAAGCTGCAAGGGATCTTCAAATTTTCTATCCAAACATTATACACTTAACATGCTTGGTGCATGGGTTTAATAGAGTGGCTGAAGAAGTTCGCCTTCACTTTCCTCTCGTTAATACTATAtcttcagtaaaaaaaatttttttgaaagctCCGCTTCGTATAGAAGAATATCGAGCAAAATTAGGAAATATTCCATTACCACCTGAACCAATTTTAACAAGATGGAGAACTTGGATTGAAGCTGCacttttttatgcaaataattttactagTATTCGAGAG GTTATTGAGTCTTTCAATTCAGAAGATGCTAAGTCGATCATTTCAGCGAAGAATGTACTTCAAAATCCACAGCTTGTCAAagatttatgttatattaaaacatattttaaaaatcttcctAAAGTAATGACAAAACTGGAATCAGTAGGATTACCTTTAATTGAATCGACTGAAATAGCAAGGTCGTGTATTGAAGACTTGAAAGCGATTCCAGGTCCTTGTGGACAaagaatttcagaaaaaatacaGCAGATTCTGAATAGAAATCCCGGAGTgaaggaaatatttaaaattagtgACGTATTAAAATGTACGCCTAATTCCGAAATTCCTGAAACGATTCCATCTTCTTTATGa
- the LOC113005059 gene encoding uncharacterized protein LOC113005059, which yields MDRQQLEKLSLQELQAELRKYSLAVLSNPASCIDALMSHFERNAPVDLLGLNPPDSGCTSTPLSEVSNAAIQQFLQQLIDQNSALSEQIKLLVQLNLNTHNQSAQSPHTQISGAQILDSHTLDVPGFQSPHAQSPRVRMPDALVPGASRSPPLNTSMHGEDQYLTDMTAGQAIRMLTTQIPLFGGTEDEDIELWIRKVKYIAATYGVSDKLVNLAASERLTKDAKDWHEMNIGPTTSSWASLKPALVKAFRRKVPIHLAIQKVDARKWNFSRESFQQYARQKLKLMHPLQLSERDSIQLLINGIGSVALRDHQLLCRYNSEDVPPPPVKKERGKASPPSPTKSNQWSREAKDSQCLQGYCKAKGHMKEDCFKLRRREQALSQNSTPVSSKSSLSAAEVKAATSQIGCVGSRPTSDDEAMPADPETIGCVESSQHRKFKISDTVVKIFAVNGSKSNLIALIDTGSPVSFLQSSALDSLREQLPDCLAKANFKVIDDSGWSTHAILGRDFIAANNLQLLYDPLDPKLSNRVKLMNEVASADILEDEPPHLPAIDIQTDFGHLTDQKVLQIIKEVDESNIAKVEDGYCVSVVLKDNSTFAYAPRRFAWMERLQLRKIIDDLIERGIIAESCSPYCSRVVPVRKKDGSLRLCVDLRPLNDRTIKQNYPFPVIEDCLARIGPRVMVLTLLDIRDGFHQINIHPDSTKYFSFATPDGQYEFLKLPFGYCEAPAEFQKRLIHILQPLIRQDKVLVYIEDMLIPSCTVEENLAVLKEVLILLKKYDFELNYKKCKFLKKNIEFLGYNISQDGMTLSERHVSAMRDFPSPRNVHELQRFLGLVSFFRRFIPEFAVKARPLYNLLRNGVPFEFDDICENAFNMLKSILISYPIVRLYNPSLETELHTDASSIVLAAILLQKQDRGKWTPVAYYSQATNDAESRYHSFELEMLAVVKAVERFHIYLYGIEFTVITDCHALVYALTKAHVNSRIARWTYRLQNYRFKVVHRKGEKMAHVDALSRVVASIDALPLERELQIRQLTDPHIRALAEHLESGEHEHFTLFEGLVYRKFEDKPRFYVPDSMVHNIIHRYHDESAHCRFDKTVQGILANYWFPALRNKTKKHLDNCLTCLLANSSSCTRKGEMHLTETPKLPFEIIHLDHFGPLIESRDKIKHVLVVIDACTRFTFLFPCKSTGSLEVINH from the exons ATGGACCGCCAGCAGCTTGAAAAGCTTTCCCTGCAGGAGTTGCAAGCCGAGCTTAGGAAATACAGTTTGGCTGTGCTAAGCAATCCTGCGAGTTGTATCGATGCCCTCATGTCCCATTTCGAGAGGAACGCGCCGGTGGACCTGCTGGGCCTGAACCCTCCAGATAGCGGCTGTACGTCGACGCCGTTATCGGAGGTATCCAACGCTGCAATTCAACAATTTCTGCAGCAATTGATTGATCAAAACTCAGCTCTATCTGAGCAAATAAAATTGCTGGTGCAACTAAACTTAAATACACATAATCAAAGTGCGCAGAGCCCTCACACTCAGATTTCAGGCGCCCAGATTTTGGATTCACACACGCTGGATGTACCGGGCTTCCAGTCTCCACACGCACAGTCTCCTAGGGTCCGAATGCCGGATGCCCTCGTTCCAGGAGCTTCACGGTCCCCGCCGTTAAACACTTCCATGCATGGTGAGGACCAATATCTGACAGATATGACAGCTGGGCAGGCTATCAGGATGCTCACCACTCAGATCCCTCTGTTCGGAGGAACAGAGGATGAAGACATCGAGCTTTGGATTCGGAAGGTGAAGTACATCGCGGCTACGTATGGTGTTTCGGACAAGCTGGTAAATTTGGCTGCCTCGGAGAGACTCACCAAAGACGCCAAGGACTGGCACGAGATGAACATTGGACCTACTACAAGTTCATGGGCTTCATTGAAACCTGCACTGGTCAAAGCATTCCGTCGCAAGGTGCCCATTCACTTGGCGATACAAAAGGTGGACGCTCGCAAATGGAACTTCTCGAGGGAAAGCTTCCAACAGTATGCAAGACAAAAGTTGAAGTTGATGCACCCGCTACAATTGTCTGAGCGGGACAGCATTCAATTATTGATTAACGGCATTGGAAGTGTGGCACTAAGAG ATCACCAGCTCTTGTGCCGCTACAACAGCGAGGATGTCCCCCCCCCACCAgttaagaaagagagaggcaaAGCCTCGCCGCCCTCTCCGACGAAGTCCAACCAGTGGTCGAGGGAAGCTAAGGACTCGCAGTGTTTGCAGGGTTATTGCAAGGCGAAGGGCCACATGAAGGAAGACTGCTTTAAACTGAGACGAAGGGAGCAAGCCTTGTCACAGAATTCTACGCCAGTGTCGTCCAAGTCATCACTCTCAGCCGCGGAAGTTAAAGCAGCTACGTCGCAGATTGGCTGCGTCGGTAGCCGGCCAACATCAGATGATGAGGCGATGCCAGCAGATCCTGAGACAATTGGGTGCGTCGAGTCGAGCCAGCATCGGAAGTTTAAGATAAGCGACAcggttgttaaaatttttgcgGTTAATGGTTCGAAATCGAATCTTATTGCTTTAATTGATACCGGCAGCCCAGTTTCGTTTTTGCAATCGTCGGCTTTAGATAGTCTGCGAG AACAGTTACCGGATTGTCTTGCTAAAGCCAATTTTAAAGTGATTGATGACTCAGGGTGGTCTACCCACGCAATTCTTGGTCGGGATTTTATTGCGGCCAATAATCTTCAATTATTGTACGATCCTTTGGATCCGAAATTATCTAACAGAGTTAAACTTATGAACGAAGTAGCCTCGGCGGACATACTGGAGGACGAGCCTCCGCACCTGCCTGCTATTGATATTCAAACTGACTTCGGCCATTTAACCGATCAAAAGGTGttgcaaattattaaagaagTAGACGAATCAAATATAGCCAAGGTAGAGGATGGCTATTGCGTCTCGGTCGTTTTAAAGGATAACTCGACTTTTGCGTACGCTCCAAGAAGGTTCGCTTGGATGGAGCGCTTACAacttagaaaaataattgaCGATTTAATTGAGCGGGGCATTATTGCGGAGAGTTGCTCCCCTTATTGCTCGCGCGTAGTTCCGGTGCGAAAAAAAGACGGAAGTTTGCGCCTGTGTGTCGACTTGCGGCCGCTTAACGACCGTACAATCAAACAGAACTATCCTTTCCCAGTGATCGAGGATTGTCTTGCTAGAATCGGGCCGCGAGTAATGGTGTTAACTCTGCTTGACATAAGAGATGGCTTTCACCAAATCAATATACACCCGGACTCGACGAAGTATTTTTCGTTTGCAACCCCGGATGgtcaatatgaatttttaaagctGCCATTTGGCTACTGCGAAGCCCCAGCTGAGTTTCAAAAGAGACTCATTCATATTTTGCAACCACTCATTCGCCAGGATAAAGTTCTGGTGTACATAGAGGACATGTTGATTCCTTCTTGTACAGTGGAAGAAAATTTAGCAGTCTTGAAGGAGGTTCTTATTCTCCTCAAAAAGTATGATTTTGagcttaattataaaaaatgtaaattcttgaaaaaaaacatCGAGTTCCTCGGTTACAACATATCCCAGGATGGGATGACATTGAGCGAAAGGCATGTCAGCGCAATGCGTGACTTCCCGTCTCCGCGAAACGTTCACGAACTCCAGCGATTCCTGGGCTTAGTGAGCTTCTTTAGGAGATTCATTCCCGAGTTTGCGGTCAAAGCAAGACCGTTGTACAATCTTCTCCGAAACGGAGTTCCCTTTGAATTTGACGATATCTGCGAAAACGCGTTTAACAtgttaaaatctattttaatttcatatccGATCGTTCGTCTATACAATCCTAGTCTTGAAACTGAGCTGCATACAGATGCTAGCTCCATCGTGTTAGCGGCTATACTCCTTCAAAAGCAGGATCGCGGCAAATGGACGCCCGTGGCGTATTATAGTCAAGCGACCAACGATGCAGAGAGTCGCTACCACTCATTCGAGCTCGAGATGCTCGCCGTTGTAAAAGCCGTGGAACGTTTCCACATTTATTTGTACGGAATTGAATTTACTGTAATAACAGATTGCCACGCGTTGGTTTATGCCCTAACCAAAGCGCATGTCAACTCGCGAATTGCGCGTTGGACTTACAGACTACAAAATTATAGGTTTAAGGTTGTTCACCGCAAGGGTGAAAAAATGGCGCACGTGGACGCCCTTAGTAGAGTGGTGGCGTCGATAGATGCGTTACCTCTCGAAAGAGAATTGCAAATCAGGCAATTGACCGATCCGCACATCCGGGCATTGGCTGAGCACCTTGAGTCGGGTGAACATGAACACTTCACCCTATTCGAGGGGTTAGTATACAGGAAATTTGAAGATAAGCCCCGATTTTACGTTCCGGACAGCATGGTCCACAATATCATCCATCGTTATCACGACGAATCGGCCCATTGCCGATTTGATAAAACGGTTCAAGGCATCTTAGCCAATTATTGGTTTCCGGCGTTAAGAAATAAGACCAAGAAGCACTTAGATAATTGTTTAACTTGCTTGCTGGCTAACTCCTCCAGTTGTACCAGGAAGGGTGAAATGCATCTCACCGAAACGCCTAAGTTACCCTTCGAGATTATTCACCTTGATCACTTTGGCCCTCTCATAGAGTCACGAGATAAGATTAAACATGTACTGGTAGTGATTGATGCGTGTACACGCTTCACCTTTCTGTTTCCTTGTAAATCAACGGGCTCTTTAGAGGTTATTAATCACTAG
- the LOC120358922 gene encoding uncharacterized protein LOC120358922, with the protein MFDEIRYEINGVEIDRNRNVGITSTLKNYVSLTFDKGMIMQNAGWDMSSTLWENYFNFCVPLNLLLGFCEDYKRMVVNARHELILIRARNDNNSIVGTNRTTEPEIELFKVQWRMPHVTLNEVNKLSILRALESGRYLSMSFRSWDLYGYPLLQSTTKHSWAVKTATQLEKPRFVIFALQTGRKNIMSQAATIFDDCNLINVKVYLNSEFYPYDDLNLDFRKSRYSILFDMYQHFRESCYGRDCYDTLLNVVTFLQRGPFTVIDCLRQNESIKSATVDVRIEFDCKENVPASTTAYCLILHYRVIEYCPLSNVVRKIM; encoded by the coding sequence atgtttgatgaaattcgatatgaaaTCAACGGTGTGGAAATTGATCGCAACAGAAACGTTGGAATCACTAGTACTCTAAAGAACTATGTATCtcttacgtttgacaaaggAATGATAATGCAGAATGCCGGATGGGACATGTCGTCCACTCTgtgggaaaattatttcaatttttgcgtgCCGCTAAATTTACTGCTGGGCTTTTGCGAGGATTACAAACGCATGGTTGTTAACGCACgccatgaattaattttgatacgagcgcgcaatgataacaattctATTGTGGGAACGAATAGAACGACGGAACCGGAAATTGAATTGTTCAAAGTACAGTGGCGAATGCCACATGTTACGTTAAATGAAGTCAATAAATTGTCCATACTACGAGCTTTGGAAAGCGGGCGATATCTAAGTATGAGTTTTCGTTCCTGGGATCTGTATGGGTACCCCTTGTTGCAGAGCACAACCAAACATTCGTGGGCTGTTAAAACTGCAACACAATTAGAAAAGCCTCGATTCGTTATCTTTGCACTACAGACCGGTCGCAAGAATATCATGTCTCAAGCTGCTACTATTTTTGACGATTGTAATTTGATCAATGTGAAAGTTTATCTCAACTCTGAATTTTATCCGTACGATGACTTGAATCTAGACTTTCGTAAATCTAGATACTCCATCCTGTTTGACATGTACCAACATTTTCGTGAATCTTGTTATGGACGTGATTGCTACGATACGCTGCTTAACGTGGTCACATTTCTGCAAAGAGGACCTTTTACAGTGATTGATTGCTTGCGGCAAAACGAGTCCATCAAAAGTGCTACTGTGGACGTGCGCATTGAATTtgattgcaaagaaaatgtGCCAGCGAGCACTACCGCCTATTGCCTTATCTTACATTATCGTGTAATTGAATACTGTCCATTGTCTAacgttgtgcgcaaaatcatgtaa